The stretch of DNA CTAATGCGGAATTCATCGAGAAGCTGGCTGACGCCGGTATCCCGGTGCTGGCTGAAACGCCTCCCGCTGACGGGGCGGAAGGCCTGCTCCGCCTATGGGAGCGGGTGGGAGGCTCGGCCCAAATCCAGATTGCCGAGCAGTATGCGTTCCAGCCGATCCATGCGGCCAGAATTCGGCTTGCGCGTTCCGGAAGACTGGGCGGGGTCAGTCAGGCTCAGGTATCCGCTGCTCATGACTATCACGGGATCAGCCTGATCCGCAGGCTGCTGGGTATCGGTTTTGAGAATGCCGTCATCCGCGCGCAGGTGTTCACTTCGCCAATTATCAAGAGTCCGGGCCGCAGCGGTCCGCCGCTCTCAGAGGAACTGACGGAGTCGAAGCAGATCATCGCCACACTGGATTTCGGGAGCAAACTGGGTGTGCTGGATTTTACGGAGGACCAGTATTTCTCATGGATTCGGCGAAGCCGGATTCTTGTCCGCGGCGAGCGCGGGGAGATCGTGAATGATGAAATCTCATGGCTGCCAACCTTCGATGTTCCGATTTACGACAAGCTGCGCCGGGTAGACGCCGGGCATGGCGGGAATCTGGAAGGCTTTCATTTAAAAGGCATTATGGGCTGCGGGGAGTGGCTGTATGTGAATTCCCATGCCCCGGCCCGGCTGTCCGACGATGAAATTGCCGTCGCCGAAAGTCTGGCGAGAATGGGGGACTATGTGCGGGGCGGTCCTTCTTTTTACAGTCTGGCTGAAGGCTGTCAAGACTATTATCTGGCGATGGAGATGCAGCGGGCCGCAGCCACCGGCGCTCCTGTCGCTACGCAGACCCAGCCTTGGGCATCTGCCCAAGGCAGCCGATAAGAAACGAAAAGCGCCCTGTCCTATATGAGCCTTTACGGCCATGAAGGACAGGGCGCTTTTGTTCAATGGGCAGAAGCTTAGGCCCCGAGCTTTTAGTCCCGGGCTTCTGGTGATCTCGGGCCGGCGCTTCCGGCGGCAAGCGAGGCTTCCAACTCTTCGTACTGGCTGCGAAGCCGAACCAGCCTGGAGACGCTTTGCTCTAGGCCGCCCATCCGGTTACGCTGACACCATAACAGCTTGTAATGATGCAGGAGCAGGTCGAGATTATTTCTCAGCTCTCTTATCTCTGCAGGCCGTACCGAATCCTCTGCCGCGAGCCGGCGCTTCATGAAGGCAAGTCTGATGGCATGCCTGATGAAATGCACGCCACCCTGCAGCTCCTCCAGGACCAGATCGGCATCATCGCAGCG from Paenibacillus sophorae encodes:
- a CDS encoding Gfo/Idh/MocA family protein, giving the protein MDKVEFGLIGGGWRAEFFLRIAEALPERFAVRAVFVRDQGKADKLQAQWGVKTFTSLEEFIAVCRNDCSFAVISVKRSANAEFIEKLADAGIPVLAETPPADGAEGLLRLWERVGGSAQIQIAEQYAFQPIHAARIRLARSGRLGGVSQAQVSAAHDYHGISLIRRLLGIGFENAVIRAQVFTSPIIKSPGRSGPPLSEELTESKQIIATLDFGSKLGVLDFTEDQYFSWIRRSRILVRGERGEIVNDEISWLPTFDVPIYDKLRRVDAGHGGNLEGFHLKGIMGCGEWLYVNSHAPARLSDDEIAVAESLARMGDYVRGGPSFYSLAEGCQDYYLAMEMQRAAATGAPVATQTQPWASAQGSR